CCAACAGTGTGTGCCTGTCGTGATCGGGCATGCCGGCATTTTGAGACGCTGCGCACAGGCAGTAGGCAAGAGCGCCCCTATCATAACTATAGACTCACCGACTGATGCGACAGGTGAGCTTGGCACCATAGAAGTGGTGCATGTAGAGACACCCGGTATGCAGGACATCGAGCCGGGCAGACTCAGTGCCGAAGCGGGACTTGCGGCAAATGCATTCGTCAAGCGGGCATGTGAGCTTGGTCTGGCTGGCGAGATAGATGCAATTGCAACTACCCCGATAAATAAAGAGTCTCTTAGACTTGCCGGGGTCGAATATATCGGGCATACTGAGATGCTGGCAGCTTATTTGGACTCACCGAATCCGCTCACACTTTTCATCACGGAAAACATGCGCATATTCTTTCTCTCACGTCATTTGTCCCTCAGGCAGGCGATAGACTATGTCACAACCGAGAGAGTCCACAAATTCATCAGGCGTGTTCATGAGGCCATGACTGGATTCGGGTTCAAAAACCCGACTATCGGGCTTGCCGCTCTGAACCCGCATGCAAGCGACGGAGGACAGTTTGGCGACGAAGAGGAGAAATACCTGATCCCGGCTGTCCAACTTGCGCTTGAGGAAGGAATTCGGGTCAGCGAACCTATAGGCGCAGATTCGGTCTTTAATATGGCGCTCGAAGGCAAGTTCGACTGCGTTATCTCGCTCTATCACGATCAGGGGCACATCGCGGCTAAGACACGCGACTTCTACGGCACTGTTACCGCTACTTTGGGTCTGCCGGTGCTGCGGACTTCAGTCGATCATGGCACGGCTCTGGATATCGCATGGAAAGGTATCGCAAATCCCGTAAGCATGAAAGCAGCGATTCTGGCGGCGGCGGATATGTTGGGGCGGCTCTAGCCTTCAGGCGGCTATTTTCTGCTTTGTGGCATAGATATAATTACCGAGGGCTTTATCTTCCTGTTTGATGTGATCGATGAGCGGTTCGATTAGTTTGTCACTTACATGAGCCAGGGTTGAGTCGGGATCACCGCTCTGGAAACTGTGTTTGATGCCGGAAAACTCCATCAAATAGAGTGTATGCCGGGCTTTATGGCTGACATATTGAGGATAGCCGTAGCGCATCATATATTTCTCTTCCGTCTGAAAATGGCAGGCCAGATAGTTTTGCGCAAAGGCAATGGTCCGCTCAGCTTCTTCAATGCTTTTCCCGGCGATTACCGCGTTGAGAATGTCGTTTGATCTTCTTATCAGTTCTTTATGCTGGTCATCTATCTCAGTGATCCCAACGGACATCTCAACTGTCCATTCAACATGCATCTTCCGATCCTCTTGTTACTATAGTATCTGATCTATAGTTATATCGGGAAGAAATGCGGCCGACTGGAGACAGATCAACGCTGATTGACGAAATCGTATTTATGCATATCGAGGTCTCTCTTTTTGCCTGCTATATGCTCCAGAGGGACTGAAACAATATCTTTGCCGACGCAGGCTACCATCTTTTCTGTTTCGCCGGAGACGAGCAGATCGAAGGCCGTCTCACCAAACTGGCGGGCAAGGTTGCGGTCGAAATATGTGGGGTTTCCGCCGCGCAGTGTGTGGCCGAGGACGGTGATCCTTATGCGCCTGCCGGTTCCTTCTTCAAGCTGTCTTGCGATGCTTTCAAGGCCGAGGTTTTCACACAGGACGACAAGCCCATGAGTGCCTCCGGCGTCCATCTTGGTTTTTATTTTATTGATTGCCGCATCGATGCCGGGCTCCACTTCGTGTACAAACACTGCATCGGCTCCGGCAGAGTATGCGGTCTCGAGAGCCATATGACCGGCTCTGCCGCCAAGGGTCTCTATCATAAAAACGCGTTCGGAAAGGCTCTCGGCAGTGTCCATTATCTCGTCGGCTGCCCTGAGCGCCTTATTGACCGCTGAGTCGAAACCCAGGGCATAGTCGGTGCCGAAAATGTCGTTGTCAATCGTGCAGGGCACTCCGATTATAGGTGCGCCGCCTATTGCAAGTTTGCCCAGCGCTTCAAGGGTGCCGCCCCCGCCCAGGACGATCAGACCATCGACACCACAGTGCTTCATAGCCTCCTCGATACCCATATCAATGAGCTTGGATTCGAGTCTGCCGTTTCGTGATGTGCCCAAAAAACTCCCGCCGCGCCTGGCAAGACCCTCGAGTTCGACGCCTATGGGAATCGTATCGGCATTAACAAGCCCCTGAAGCCCGCGGAATATCCCGCGCACCTCCAGTCCGAGCTTCTCAGCACGCGCTGCAATGGTGGCGATGCAGGCGTTCATTCCCGGAGCGTCTCCCCCGCTTGTTAGAAGGCCGATTGTTTTTACAGGCATATAGAATGATTATATGCGTTTCGGAAGAATCCCTCTATGCCCGTACAAAAAGAAATCCCGCCGGCAATATCGCCAACGGGCCG
The DNA window shown above is from bacterium and carries:
- a CDS encoding bacteriohemerythrin; this translates as MHVEWTVEMSVGITEIDDQHKELIRRSNDILNAVIAGKSIEEAERTIAFAQNYLACHFQTEEKYMMRYGYPQYVSHKARHTLYLMEFSGIKHSFQSGDPDSTLAHVSDKLIEPLIDHIKQEDKALGNYIYATKQKIAA
- a CDS encoding ATP-dependent 6-phosphofructokinase, with protein sequence MPVKTIGLLTSGGDAPGMNACIATIAARAEKLGLEVRGIFRGLQGLVNADTIPIGVELEGLARRGGSFLGTSRNGRLESKLIDMGIEEAMKHCGVDGLIVLGGGGTLEALGKLAIGGAPIIGVPCTIDNDIFGTDYALGFDSAVNKALRAADEIMDTAESLSERVFMIETLGGRAGHMALETAYSAGADAVFVHEVEPGIDAAINKIKTKMDAGGTHGLVVLCENLGLESIARQLEEGTGRRIRITVLGHTLRGGNPTYFDRNLARQFGETAFDLLVSGETEKMVACVGKDIVSVPLEHIAGKKRDLDMHKYDFVNQR
- the pdxA gene encoding 4-hydroxythreonine-4-phosphate dehydrogenase PdxA, whose translation is MDRKPIIGITLGDPAGIGPEIVLGALENEEIYQQCVPVVIGHAGILRRCAQAVGKSAPIITIDSPTDATGELGTIEVVHVETPGMQDIEPGRLSAEAGLAANAFVKRACELGLAGEIDAIATTPINKESLRLAGVEYIGHTEMLAAYLDSPNPLTLFITENMRIFFLSRHLSLRQAIDYVTTERVHKFIRRVHEAMTGFGFKNPTIGLAALNPHASDGGQFGDEEEKYLIPAVQLALEEGIRVSEPIGADSVFNMALEGKFDCVISLYHDQGHIAAKTRDFYGTVTATLGLPVLRTSVDHGTALDIAWKGIANPVSMKAAILAAADMLGRL